One window from the genome of Leptospira ryugenii encodes:
- a CDS encoding PQQ-dependent sugar dehydrogenase: protein MKLSTIYLRVLGFFFLPLLLQCEEIGSKMIKVFAKKYETENPIFSSSPVFLAEDLNREKIEISLSEVTSVKEPTDIQFYPTNSRYMFLLEKKGNLIVFDREEKKQRTLLSLKVVSESELGLLGLCFHPDFPKVPNAYLNYTKDENGKDTSIISEWTIRNPDEFEKMSWDKERILLKVSQPYPNHNAGQIAFGRDKMLYIGWGDGGLRGDPQGNGQNTKTMLGSILRINPKADTAKNTAYTIPSDNPFVGKADVLPEIYAYGLRNPWRYSFSSAGSLVLADVGQDAYEEIDIIESGKNYGWSQTEGNHCYQSNCNQSEFASPIYEYGRGDGQSITGGYEYLAKDIANLRGKYVFGDFISGKIWAFDLPKDAKTKVEKVYTLGKWNVLISTFGQDPNGDLFLADYQSGKIMKFVPLKK, encoded by the coding sequence CTTACCCCTTCTATTGCAATGTGAAGAGATCGGTAGCAAGATGATAAAGGTTTTCGCTAAGAAATACGAGACCGAAAACCCCATCTTTAGTTCCTCTCCTGTTTTTTTAGCAGAGGACCTTAACCGAGAGAAAATTGAGATTTCCTTATCAGAAGTTACGAGCGTAAAGGAACCAACTGATATTCAATTTTATCCAACAAACTCACGTTATATGTTCTTGCTTGAAAAGAAAGGCAATTTGATCGTCTTTGATCGAGAGGAAAAAAAACAAAGAACACTTTTAAGTTTGAAAGTGGTTTCGGAAAGTGAGTTGGGCCTACTAGGATTATGCTTTCATCCAGACTTCCCTAAGGTGCCCAATGCCTACTTGAATTATACAAAAGATGAAAATGGAAAGGACACAAGCATCATTTCAGAATGGACAATCCGTAACCCTGATGAATTCGAAAAGATGTCATGGGATAAGGAAAGAATACTCCTCAAAGTGAGCCAACCATATCCAAATCACAATGCGGGTCAGATTGCCTTCGGAAGAGATAAAATGCTCTACATTGGTTGGGGAGATGGTGGATTGCGTGGCGACCCACAAGGCAACGGACAAAATACGAAAACGATGCTAGGATCTATCTTGAGAATCAATCCGAAAGCCGATACAGCAAAAAACACTGCGTATACAATCCCTTCTGATAATCCCTTCGTAGGCAAAGCAGATGTGTTACCCGAGATCTATGCATATGGACTTAGAAACCCATGGAGATATTCCTTTTCCTCCGCAGGATCATTGGTTTTAGCAGATGTGGGGCAGGATGCTTATGAAGAGATAGATATCATTGAATCTGGAAAAAACTACGGATGGTCACAAACAGAGGGGAATCATTGTTACCAATCCAATTGTAACCAAAGCGAGTTTGCAAGCCCCATCTATGAATACGGAAGAGGGGATGGTCAATCCATTACGGGAGGTTACGAATACCTAGCCAAAGACATAGCTAACTTACGAGGCAAGTATGTCTTTGGAGATTTTATCTCTGGAAAAATTTGGGCCTTTGATCTCCCCAAAGATGCAAAAACAAAAGTAGAAAAGGTATATACTCTAGGTAAGTGGAATGTTCTGATTTCAACCTTTGGGCAAGATCCGAACGGTGATTTATTTTTAGCTGACTACCAATCAGGTAAAATCATGAAATTCGTTCCTCTCAAGAAATAA